Proteins encoded by one window of Tunturibacter psychrotolerans:
- a CDS encoding M13 family metallopeptidase, which translates to MLSKLPVALAATALCLVVMRLPAQEAAQPLQSMPYSPSLDLSSLDRSVDPCVDFYKFTCGGWQKKNPIPSDRASWSVYAKLGNDNEQFLWGILEADAKATDRTAVQQKVGDYFAACMNTTAIDALGVKPVQPGLARIDALKTRPELIQGIASLHHEYEGSFFFGSSTDQDALDSSLVIVEVEAGGLGLPDRDYYLKTDDKSVKLREQYVAYIQKLMMLGGESAAQAKSDADATLRVETALAKASLTRVERRDPHNTYHMMTIEELGKIAPSFDWPRYFATQGAPGVAKVNVAQLEFIKAVQAELTTESIDALRGYLRFHLLTSAAPYLAHPLQQADFDFYSTTLRGVPAMPPRWKTCTRGVDGDLGEALGQEFVKRTFSADTKAKTQQMTEQVEAAMQHEIENLDWMSPATKQEALRKLKVIRNKIGYPDQWRDYTALEIRPDDYIGNVTRSYRFEDARQWHKLGKPVDRNEWGMTPPTVNAYFNSQMNDINFPAGVLQPPLYDTKLDDAPNYGNTGATIGHELTHAFDDEGRQFDDKGNLRDWWTAADAKGFENRINCVRDQYAQYVVVDDIHINSKLTSGEDVADLGGTLLAYIAWKKQTAGQQLESVDGFTPDQRFFVGMAQWACENQRPEVLRVRAITDPHSPGYARINGVVSNLPEFQKAFSCKAGQPMVHAPTCKVW; encoded by the coding sequence ATGCTCTCGAAGCTACCGGTCGCCCTGGCGGCCACTGCACTCTGCCTCGTCGTGATGCGCCTTCCCGCGCAAGAAGCAGCTCAGCCACTTCAATCGATGCCTTATTCGCCGTCGCTTGATCTTTCGAGCCTGGACCGCTCCGTGGACCCGTGTGTCGATTTTTATAAGTTCACGTGTGGGGGCTGGCAGAAGAAGAATCCGATTCCCTCCGACCGGGCCAGTTGGAGCGTCTACGCCAAGCTGGGTAATGATAATGAGCAATTTTTGTGGGGAATTCTCGAGGCAGATGCGAAGGCGACCGATCGTACCGCGGTTCAGCAGAAGGTGGGCGATTACTTTGCGGCCTGCATGAACACGACAGCGATTGATGCATTGGGTGTAAAGCCGGTGCAGCCAGGACTTGCGCGGATCGACGCATTGAAGACGCGGCCGGAGCTTATTCAGGGGATAGCCTCGCTGCATCATGAGTATGAGGGCAGCTTTTTCTTCGGCTCCAGCACTGACCAAGATGCGCTCGACTCCTCGCTGGTGATCGTGGAGGTTGAGGCGGGCGGACTTGGTCTTCCTGACCGTGACTACTACCTGAAGACGGATGACAAAAGTGTGAAGCTGCGCGAGCAGTACGTTGCATACATTCAAAAGCTGATGATGCTTGGTGGTGAATCGGCGGCCCAGGCGAAGTCTGATGCTGATGCGACTCTACGCGTCGAGACCGCTCTCGCGAAAGCATCTCTCACGCGGGTGGAGCGGCGGGATCCGCATAATACGTACCACATGATGACGATCGAAGAGCTTGGCAAGATTGCCCCTTCCTTCGATTGGCCACGCTATTTCGCAACGCAGGGTGCGCCGGGCGTAGCGAAGGTGAATGTAGCGCAGCTGGAGTTTATCAAGGCAGTTCAGGCGGAGCTTACGACTGAGTCGATTGACGCACTTCGTGGCTATCTGCGGTTCCACTTGCTTACATCTGCGGCACCGTATCTGGCGCACCCGCTGCAGCAGGCCGACTTCGATTTTTATTCGACGACACTGCGCGGGGTTCCAGCGATGCCTCCGCGCTGGAAGACTTGCACGCGTGGAGTTGATGGCGACCTGGGAGAAGCACTGGGGCAGGAGTTTGTGAAGCGCACTTTTTCTGCCGACACGAAGGCCAAGACGCAGCAGATGACCGAACAGGTAGAAGCTGCCATGCAGCATGAGATTGAGAATCTCGATTGGATGAGTCCTGCAACGAAGCAAGAGGCACTGCGCAAGCTGAAGGTGATTCGCAATAAGATTGGCTACCCGGATCAGTGGCGCGACTATACGGCTCTCGAGATCAGGCCCGACGACTACATTGGCAATGTGACGCGGTCTTACCGCTTCGAGGACGCACGCCAGTGGCACAAGCTGGGAAAGCCAGTCGACCGGAACGAGTGGGGCATGACGCCGCCAACGGTGAACGCCTACTTCAATTCGCAGATGAACGATATCAACTTTCCTGCGGGCGTTCTACAGCCGCCGCTCTACGATACGAAGCTGGACGATGCGCCGAACTATGGCAACACGGGAGCGACGATCGGCCATGAACTGACGCACGCCTTCGATGATGAAGGACGGCAGTTTGATGACAAGGGGAACCTTCGCGACTGGTGGACGGCCGCCGATGCAAAGGGCTTCGAGAACCGTATCAACTGCGTTCGCGATCAGTATGCGCAATATGTTGTTGTGGACGATATTCATATCAACTCGAAGCTGACCAGCGGCGAAGACGTGGCCGATCTGGGTGGGACGCTGCTCGCATATATTGCGTGGAAGAAGCAGACTGCAGGGCAGCAGCTAGAGAGTGTGGACGGGTTTACGCCTGACCAACGATTTTTCGTTGGGATGGCACAATGGGCTTGCGAGAACCAGCGTCCAGAGGTGCTGCGGGTTCGGGCGATAACGGATCCTCACTCACCAGGTTATGCGCGCATCAATGGCGTGGTTTCGAATCTGCCTGAGTTTCAGAAGGCGTTTAGTTGCAAGGCAGGCCAGCCGATGGTGCATGCTCCGACGTGCAAAGTCTGGTAG
- a CDS encoding M61 family metallopeptidase: MAGFWKKCAGVALATTVGGLMAGAQTAPITLSVDLTDAPRKILHAIEVMPVSAGPLTLVYPKWIPGEHGPTGPIDNMAGFFITANGQPIRWERDKVDMFAYHITVPQGVTQLEMKIDFLATAGTSGYSAGGSTSENLALLSWNTLLVYPADTDATSVMFTPSVKLPVGWNLGTALDKDGGSGQTSTFKTLSLEQLVDSPVLAGRYFREIPLAPEISPKHYLDMAADGPEQLDLSKEHIADFDKLVRETGALYKSRHYGSYHFLVTLSDEVAHFGLEHHQSSDDRVPATTFTDDREFVLDGLLLPHEFTHSWNGKYRRPAGLATNNYQKPMEGDLLWVYEGLTEYLGDVLAARCGIWTADQYKQRLSTIAAEYNNRPGRTWRDVQDTATSAQMFYSTGVGWDNWRLNVDYYDEGELIWLDVDTTIRKMTNGKKSIDDFVAKFHGRGGDTGPKVVPYTFEDVVAVLNDVAPNDWATFLRSRLDSHSSQAPMGGIENGGYRLTYTDKPNPWSTLEDQQMESFDFWYSIGFHANKAGNISDVLKGGVTDKAGIGPGMKILAVNGRAYTPDVLKAAIHDAKDSGPAVELIVFNTGYYKVVKLDYHDGERYPQLERVSSVPDRLDDILKPAAK, encoded by the coding sequence ATGGCTGGTTTTTGGAAGAAGTGTGCCGGAGTAGCTCTGGCAACAACCGTAGGCGGTTTGATGGCAGGGGCGCAGACTGCGCCAATCACCCTCAGTGTCGATCTCACTGATGCTCCCCGCAAGATACTCCACGCAATCGAGGTCATGCCGGTGTCAGCCGGCCCCCTCACCCTCGTCTACCCCAAGTGGATCCCCGGAGAGCATGGGCCAACAGGGCCCATCGATAACATGGCCGGCTTCTTCATCACGGCAAACGGTCAGCCGATCAGATGGGAGCGCGACAAGGTGGATATGTTCGCCTACCACATCACCGTTCCACAGGGCGTCACGCAGTTAGAGATGAAAATTGACTTCCTCGCAACCGCCGGCACCTCTGGATACTCTGCAGGTGGATCGACCAGCGAAAACCTCGCTCTTCTCAGCTGGAACACGCTTTTGGTATACCCCGCCGATACCGACGCCACCAGTGTCATGTTCACCCCCTCTGTGAAGTTGCCGGTTGGGTGGAATCTCGGAACAGCATTGGACAAAGATGGCGGATCCGGCCAAACATCAACCTTCAAAACCCTAAGCCTCGAGCAATTAGTCGACTCCCCCGTCCTCGCCGGTCGATACTTCCGCGAGATTCCCCTCGCTCCTGAGATTTCGCCGAAGCATTATCTCGACATGGCAGCCGACGGCCCCGAGCAACTGGATCTGTCCAAAGAACACATCGCCGACTTCGACAAACTCGTGCGCGAGACCGGCGCCCTCTATAAGTCGCGCCACTACGGCTCCTACCACTTCCTCGTCACGCTCAGCGACGAGGTCGCGCACTTCGGCCTTGAGCATCATCAGTCCAGCGACGACCGCGTGCCAGCCACTACCTTCACCGACGATCGCGAGTTTGTGCTCGATGGCCTGCTGCTTCCGCATGAGTTCACGCATAGCTGGAACGGCAAATACCGTCGCCCCGCCGGCCTCGCCACCAACAACTATCAGAAGCCGATGGAAGGCGACCTCCTCTGGGTGTACGAAGGTTTGACCGAGTACCTGGGCGATGTACTCGCCGCACGTTGCGGCATCTGGACAGCCGACCAGTACAAACAGCGGCTCTCGACCATCGCAGCGGAGTACAACAACCGGCCAGGCCGCACCTGGCGTGATGTTCAAGACACCGCGACCTCAGCACAGATGTTCTACTCCACTGGCGTGGGATGGGACAACTGGCGCCTCAACGTGGACTACTACGACGAGGGAGAACTCATCTGGCTCGACGTCGACACGACGATTCGCAAGATGACCAATGGCAAAAAATCGATCGACGACTTCGTCGCGAAGTTTCACGGCCGCGGCGGAGACACAGGACCAAAGGTCGTGCCCTACACCTTCGAAGATGTCGTTGCGGTACTCAACGATGTCGCACCCAACGACTGGGCCACGTTCCTCCGCTCGCGCCTCGATTCGCACTCCTCTCAAGCCCCCATGGGGGGTATCGAAAACGGCGGCTACAGGCTCACTTACACAGACAAGCCAAACCCTTGGAGCACGCTCGAGGACCAGCAGATGGAAAGCTTCGACTTCTGGTATTCCATCGGCTTCCACGCCAACAAGGCAGGCAATATCTCAGACGTCCTCAAAGGCGGTGTCACCGATAAAGCCGGTATCGGTCCGGGGATGAAGATCCTGGCAGTGAACGGCCGCGCCTACACTCCCGATGTCCTCAAGGCCGCAATTCACGACGCCAAAGATTCCGGTCCGGCCGTCGAGCTCATCGTCTTCAACACCGGCTACTACAAGGTGGTCAAACTGGACTATCACGATGGCGAGCGTTATCCCCAGCTTGAGCGCGTCTCCTCGGTGCCCGATCGCTTGGATGACATTCTGAAGCCCGCAGCGAAGTAA